In Mus musculus strain C57BL/6J chromosome 15, GRCm38.p6 C57BL/6J, the genomic stretch GCTATATTTTGAACAAAACATATcctacaataaaaaaaataattttatcaaaaCCAGATTTCCATCACAGTTGTGTGTGATTCAGTAAGGGCGCACGCTGCAGTGCAGTCTCCAAACATCTCCACAGTGTCCTGGGCAGTGCTCCCGGTCAGCCTAGGTTTTTTCTGTAGACCCCGGTTCTTCCAGAGCTTTCTTCCGCGAGTATCTGTACTTGTCTACGTACGCCTTAACCAGATTGGCCACTTTGGTAGAGTTTACTTCTCCACTCTTACTATGACAAACCTAGAAAACAAGGGGGGTGGGGGTCATGCTCAATGCCAAAAAGATGGCACTATGAAAACCCAACAGACAAGCCGCTTGTTCCCATGTACAGCACTCACGCTGTAGCCGCACTTACTTTGTCCACTGCCTTCCGCACGATCTCTTTGTACTCTTCCTTAGTGATGTCTTTATTCTGATAAAACGGCTTAATAGCCAGTTTCACCTCCTGTGCTGCTTTCTCTTGAATTTGCAATTtctgataagaaaaaaaagtgtaattAATCTGTCAGTCTAACACTCTCAAATGCTTTCTAGAAATTTATGAAATTGAAAACAATGCACTTAGACATTGTAAGCAACTTTTCAAATGACATAAAcaagatgcacacacatatcaaacatttcttttttaaaggggctgcttgctccctctgctctcgctctctgtttttttttttttaaagatttatttattattatacataagtacactgtagctgacttcagacacaccagaagagggcgtcagatctcattacagatggtcctgagccaccatgtggttgctgggattttaactcaggacctttggaagagcagtcagtgctcttacctgatgaACCAACTCAACAGGCCCCATATCAAACATTTCTAAAAATGATTAAGCAATATTAGCAGTAACTCACCAAGCATCAATACCATTTAGACAAAATCCAACTTTGAATTTCAAACTCCCAATAACCAATCCCCTCCACCTGTCATAAACCCCACGCTGTTACTGTCCATCTTTACTGTGTACAGAATTGTGTGGTTGCTGTCAACCTGGAACTTGCCTTGTCTGTCCTCGAGCTATCTGCGCTGGCTTCCACTCTAACACTTACTTTGCTTTCTGCCAATTTTACAGCAGCGTTAGAGGCTTGGACGTGACTTGATGACGAAGTATTACCAGAACTTGGTCCCTGAACTGATCCCGTGTTTGCTGGGGCTGCTGATGGAGCAGGCAACACTTGTGTATTCATGTTATTACTTAcatgagaagcacttgaaaggCCCTGTTTTAAAGAGTTAAATATCTGTCAATAGAGTATACTATActcaaaagaaatatttatgtcatgtaTCAGCAATGACAGAAAAAGTGATTCAACCTTATTCTTAAGAGAAGTACTCATTTTAGGAAGCATACATAAAGAGACAGGTGAAGAAAATCGAATGTATGCTTAAATACAGCCTTTATTTCAATGTCAAATGTCTTTTAAATTACGTAGCTGGAGACAGCAAAATGGCTCggagtaaaagtgcttgccacacaagcctgaggacctgagttcgatccctgggagCCACATGATAGGGAGCAAATCGGCTCCttaaagttatcctctgacatccacacacccACAGGGTGTTATGCATCATgtctacacacactcacacactcacacactcacacactcacacacacacacacacacacaaagcaatgaAATCAATAGAAAAACATGATCAGTATCAATAAATTACAAGCACCAAAAATGTTTGCCAAATATCTGCATTTCTGTCAGACAGTAATGGATAAAATCTTTATCCAAAGTTTACCCAAGCAAGAGTCCCACGAGTATTCACTAATTCCAAATCGCCTTGCTCCCAAAAGCCTTTAAGATTGTAAGAAAATTTTAACGTGAACTCAAACTTGATAACTAATTCACTAATTTGATCCAGCCAAACAACAGAGATGTATTTGGCTATAAATAATGGCAAGCACACAGCATGTATGGTCCTGGCCAATTTCCTGGGGCTGGAAATGGGGATTAGCAGGATAATGAGTAATTTACCAAATATCTAACCAAATATACCACCGTTTCTACATGCAAGGAAACCCTTTGTTAAAATGCATGTCCCCAGCTACTCTGTTTTTAAGGACTGTTGATTTAACTCAAGCTGAAAACCCACCTGCACTTGTTTCCCATCTGGTTGTGAGGCGACGTAGCTGACCTGCTGGGATGGTGGCGGAGGGGGTGGTGGCGGCGGTCCCTGAGGTATACTTGCAGGGGCAGCTACCTGCATGAGAGGAACTCCTGTGTGGAGATGCAGGGGCATCGGAGGGTGCATGGTGAAAGGGTTCCGCTGCATATTCATCATCGGGGCGGGCAGCCCCACTGGGTATGGGAAGACGCCCACAGGCGGGTGCGGGGCGTTCACTGGAGGCTGCATCACACTCATGTGTGGCTGCATCATGTTCACAGGCAGCTGAGAACCATCGACTTGGTTTGTTTGGTCTTTTAAGTTAGAATCTGTCAAATGAGAAAAGGCTttgtaacaacaaaaacatgttaTACTTATCATAAACACAGAATCAAATAGCAATAGGTTCAGGACAATACCAAAAGCTACTTATTTAATATTGTCGTTTTAAATATGCAATCAATTTTAACAACACTAACATTCTCTAAGTTACTAATGCCAGGTTACATAGCATCCATCAACATCAGCAAAGAAAGCTAAGAGGAGGCTCACACTTcttgaccccagcactcaggtgacCTCTTTGAGGCCACCCTGTTCTGCTTAGAAAATTATTGCAAGGGCTATATAGCTATcttcaaaaacagaagaaaagaaaaaattaaaaattactaaTTCAAAAGactagtttcaaaaaaaaaaatcacataaattaCAAAAGTTATACCGAGTATTTAacagctttttcttttgttttagaaacaaATGAAATACTAGTTAAATTATGTATAATAACATCCCAAATTCCTCTAATGTACAAAACagcacataaaatatttaagcCTTTGGTGAAATTtggtgcttaaaaaaaaaaaaaagatattcataTAGCCAGGTACGTACGGTGGTgtcctcaggaagcagaggtacgTGAGTCTGTGAATTTAAGACTGCCTGGTGTCTTACAgccagttccaggctagccaaggctacaccatGAAACGTGCCCCCTAGCCCCcgtgtgtatatacacatctatttaagtaaaataaatgttgATTTATTACGTAGTTAGTGTTACAAACACTGGAATCTGGTTTAGTGATATAATTTTAGTAACTATTGAGTTAAAGACCCCTTCAATGCAAGCTGTTATCATCATAGCATCGGTTTTCTCAAGTTAAACTTTAAGAACAAGCCAAGACCGTTACCCTGCTCAGGTGTctcctcctcctgtctcatcCACCCAGACTGCGGGCCTGAAGAGTTCCTGCCGCGCCGCGAGTAATAGCTCTGCACATCTGCGGGCAGAGTCTTTCTTACTGCCCAGCTAGATGCAGACGTCCACCCTGATCTGTCTGCCGCTGTGCCAAAGGACAGCTCCTGCTCACTTTTGCGCTTAGAGGGCTGCTGCTCCGCAGACTTGAAAGAGTCGCTCCCTGAGAGGGGTGTACGGCTTTGCCACCTGTTCTCGCTCTGGTCATTACAGGCAAAATTACCTCTGTAAGCACCTTTCCCACGGCCGCCTCGACCACGGCTGGACATCCAGCCTGGGCCAAAGTTTTTAGTCCAAGAATTCCCtgaattttcatttctgttttcttcccagTGGGAATCTTTTAACTTTTCTGGATTTCTGGTCCTTGGATCTGGCCCAGAGTTTATTTTCTCTGTTACCCAACTGGgacagtcacttctatgcttatCTGTGGAACTTGGATCATTACTATCTGCAGTGATgtcattcttttcatttcttgtattttcattttgtttctctgaATCATTCCTCCGGTACCGGTCATTTCCTCTGGGACACCTCCAACCATCATTTGTCCATCTTTCCTTCCACCGAGGAGAGTAATTATCTCTCTCATTTCTACCAAACGATGAACTCTTACTTTTTGTTCTTAATCTTGATGGCGATCGAGAGCGGGATCTGGACCGGGACCATCTTCtagctctcctctctctgtctcgctctctcctctgagcttctctatcgctttctctctctctgctccggGACCTCGACTTTTCTCTTGAGGAAGAATCTTTCACTCGGGACTGAGACCTCTGGTTCTCTCTAGAAGTATCTCTTCTTGGGGACCCTGACTCAGATCTTTTAGCTTCCCTAGCATTCTCTCTCTTTGGAGAGCGAGACTGCCTCCTTTCTCTTGCTACATCTTTTTTCGGTGAGAGAGAACGCGATTTCCTCCGTCCTCTGGCAGACTCTCTCTTGGGTGACGGTGACTGAGAACTCTGACTTTCTACTACAGTCTCTCTTTTTGGAGATGGAGACTGAGCGCGCCTCTTTTCTTGTGCAGCATCTTTATTAGGAGACCACGTTGTAGATGGAGAATGGAATCTAGATCTTCGAGTACGAGGCTTTGGGGCTTTATCCACTAAGCTTTCAGCTGGTTGTGCTACAGTTTCAACCTTCTCAACTGCAggatcagaagacagcttgtcCTCAGAACTGTGTGGCACAGAATTTTCACTCAATTGTTTAGAGTCAGTATTTGCGGATGACTCTACTTCAGACTCATTCTGGTCACTACAGAAGGAATCGCACTCCATAGGTACTGATTCATTATTATCTTCACTGAAATGTTTCTCACTCTGGTCAACCTCTTTGTGAGGTAACTCTGCATGGATGGGATGTTCAACCAGAGACTCTGTCGTTTCTTCTAGGAATTTATCTGATTGGGAGTTGTCAAGATTATGTTTTAATAAGTTATCTTCACAATCTTGAACAGcatcagaattttcattttctaaagtaCCACACACTGgaattatttctgtattttctgtttGAATATGCTCACACGCTGgaattatttctgtattttctgtttGAATATGTTCACATGCTGgaattatttctgtattttctgtttGAATATGCTCAGGCAACTCAGAGTCTGAGCTGGGAACACAGTGTCTGTCCAGTCCCTGTGCAGTTTCACCCTCACAAGATTCCATTTTGGGGCTCTCTACAAATGCTTCTATGTTTACTGCAGAATCGTTCAAGTCAGTACTTTCTACAGTGAGACTCTCCCCTGTTCTTTCATCGTTCAAGTCAGTACTTTCTACAGTGAGACTCTCCTCTGCTCTTTCATCGCTAACCACTGGTGTGGTGTTATCGGATACTTCACCCAGGGGACTGGACACAGGTTGGTGTTCGATGTCGGAAGGTGGACATGTAGGAGACCCTTCAGGAGGACTCTCCGTACACACAAGTGCCTGGACCTCTGACTCCGAGCTTCCAGACAGCTGCTCTTGGTGTTCTGCTGAATCCCTTCCTCTTAGAGAAGTATCTGGCGAAATATCATGGTCTGCACAGAACTCCTTGGCCTCTATCCCTGTATCTTCTCCAACAAGCCCAGGAGGGTCCTGAGTGCAAGATTCAGAATTTAAACTTTCTGTTTGCTCCTCAATCTCATGATTGTTGGcttgttcattttcttctgtttgttcacTGCAACTTTCAAGATGCAGATGATTCTCTTCATCGGTTTGAACAGAGCAAATGCTACTGCTTTCTACACACgattgttgctctttctccaacaCGGGTGGAGTGTCAGAGTCCACAGTTTCTTCCTCTACTGAATCGCTAGATGATTTTTCAGCGGGAGGTACAGATCTCCTAAGTTTCTTTTTCAATAAAGGtggttttcttcctctccttacaGACTTCCGTTTTGGAGCctgtcttgtttgcttttctgattCAGCTGGAGGGGAAATACTTACAGAGGAATTACTATTCCCTGGGGCATCACACTCAGAATAGTTTGACACTGGGGACTTCTGGGACTGACTGACTGTCTCGGCTCGAGTGTTTCGCGTGGACCTCCTTGTAGGAGCAGTTGCTGCAGGTTTTCGTCTCGATCCTCTGGTGTTTGATGTGCCTGaagtttgctttttttctcctcctccttgggTATGTGCTAATGCATATCCCTTATGAGAAGTACCtgacaatgaagaaaaataaaaggtgttAACATAGAATTTGACTATAGTTAGTTTCAGAATAATAAGTAACTAAAATACAGTAAAACAGTATACTTGTGACTCAAACTGTTAAGTGCATCTCTAACAAATGAGTAATAGCTTTAATCAATATCTCGGGGGAAAGAGATTGTGACtctctcttgtagcccaggttagccctaTATTCAttatgtagtcaaggatgactCTGGAGCTCCTGGACCCTCTTACCTGCAACCTCCCAAGCATGGGACGACCATGGGCATGAGCCACATCACGTCCAGCTGGCCATCAGTATCTCTCTAATGGTACTGACAGAGGGCACACAAAGGGATTTCCTTAGGTACAAACTGTTTATGAACTCTCATTTTCTAGGCAAAGGAAACAGGAAATGCTACCCATGTATGAGTATAAAGACTACTTGTCTATATTGAAACAACAGATGTTATTCCTAAAGAGCTACGATTTAGACATTGGAACTCTAAACAAAAAAGACATCTAGTCAGTTTCtctaagttttaaaaatgtaaaacagatTTTCTAGTTAGAAAATTAAAGTAGTTCATGAAGCTATATATATTTGCCATGTACGTGATGTTTGAAAGAACATGCTGTGAAATGATAAAATCTAGTTAACATACACACCATCCCACAGTtatctgtgtatgtataatgTGGACATTTCACACTCACTCAGCATTTTCCAAGATGATAACTATCCCTTACCCTCATCCATACTCAAGCACAGCCCACTGCACTTCATGGTAACTACCATGGTAATCTCAATTCCA encodes the following:
- the Scaf11 gene encoding protein SCAF11 isoform X1, with amino-acid sequence MKKKSVYNQNVGDQECDDMEGEENSNTADASGLLYSEADRCPICLSCLLGKEVGFPESCNHVFCMACILKWAEILASCPIDRKPFQAVFELSAFEGCAKIQVKRRLRETEDKENQRSFKKQLFYHESSKGNKRKRNTIREDLLCERSDGLKVLYRNISNKMDGKKNATVKTNKVQRSNQCTDSCIRNEMSSVFSCGSHSWGPRTHRASCTESIEVNEISALIRQKRQELELSWFPNTLPGNGRVGSVPWSVETAFLSLASSGLPRTVFPASTTSLEHFGTSHKGYALAHTQGGGEKKQTSGTSNTRGSRRKPAATAPTRRSTRNTRAETVSQSQKSPVSNYSECDAPGNSNSSVSISPPAESEKQTRQAPKRKSVRRGRKPPLLKKKLRRSVPPAEKSSSDSVEEETVDSDTPPVLEKEQQSCVESSSICSVQTDEENHLHLESCSEQTEENEQANNHEIEEQTESLNSESCTQDPPGLVGEDTGIEAKEFCADHDISPDTSLRGRDSAEHQEQLSGSSESEVQALVCTESPPEGSPTCPPSDIEHQPVSSPLGEVSDNTTPVVSDERAEESLTVESTDLNDERTGESLTVESTDLNDSAVNIEAFVESPKMESCEGETAQGLDRHCVPSSDSELPEHIQTENTEIIPACEHIQTENTEIIPACEHIQTENTEIIPVCGTLENENSDAVQDCEDNLLKHNLDNSQSDKFLEETTESLVEHPIHAELPHKEVDQSEKHFSEDNNESVPMECDSFCSDQNESEVESSANTDSKQLSENSVPHSSEDKLSSDPAVEKVETVAQPAESLVDKAPKPRTRRSRFHSPSTTWSPNKDAAQEKRRAQSPSPKRETVVESQSSQSPSPKRESARGRRKSRSLSPKKDVARERRQSRSPKRENAREAKRSESGSPRRDTSRENQRSQSRVKDSSSREKSRSRSRERESDREAQRRERDRERRARRWSRSRSRSRSPSRLRTKSKSSSFGRNERDNYSPRWKERWTNDGWRCPRGNDRYRRNDSEKQNENTRNEKNDITADSNDPSSTDKHRSDCPSWVTEKINSGPDPRTRNPEKLKDSHWEENRNENSGNSWTKNFGPGWMSSRGRGGRGKGAYRGNFACNDQSENRWQSRTPLSGSDSFKSAEQQPSKRKSEQELSFGTAADRSGWTSASSWAVRKTLPADVQSYYSRRGRNSSGPQSGWMRQEEETPEQDSNLKDQTNQVDGSQLPVNMMQPHMSVMQPPVNAPHPPVGVFPYPVGLPAPMMNMQRNPFTMHPPMPLHLHTGVPLMQVAAPASIPQGPPPPPPPPPSQQVSYVASQPDGKQVQGLSSASHVSNNMNTQVLPAPSAAPANTGSVQGPSSGNTSSSSHVQASNAAVKLAESKVSVRVEASADSSRTDKKLQIQEKAAQEVKLAIKPFYQNKDITKEEYKEIVRKAVDKVCHSKSGEVNSTKVANLVKAYVDKYRYSRKKALEEPGSTEKT
- the Scaf11 gene encoding protein SCAF11 isoform X3 — its product is MDGKKNATVKTNKVQRSNQCTDSCIRNEMSSVFSCGSHSWGPRTHRASCTESIEVNEISALIRQKRQELELSWFPNTLPGNGRVGSVPWSVETAFLSLASSGLPRTVFPASTTSLEHFGTSHKGYALAHTQGGGEKKQTSGTSNTRGSRRKPAATAPTRRSTRNTRAETVSQSQKSPVSNYSECDAPGNSNSSVSISPPAESEKQTRQAPKRKSVRRGRKPPLLKKKLRRSVPPAEKSSSDSVEEETVDSDTPPVLEKEQQSCVESSSICSVQTDEENHLHLESCSEQTEENEQANNHEIEEQTESLNSESCTQDPPGLVGEDTGIEAKEFCADHDISPDTSLRGRDSAEHQEQLSGSSESEVQALVCTESPPEGSPTCPPSDIEHQPVSSPLGEVSDNTTPVVSDERAEESLTVESTDLNDERTGESLTVESTDLNDSAVNIEAFVESPKMESCEGETAQGLDRHCVPSSDSELPEHIQTENTEIIPACEHIQTENTEIIPACEHIQTENTEIIPVCGTLENENSDAVQDCEDNLLKHNLDNSQSDKFLEETTESLVEHPIHAELPHKEVDQSEKHFSEDNNESVPMECDSFCSDQNESEVESSANTDSKQLSENSVPHSSEDKLSSDPAVEKVETVAQPAESLVDKAPKPRTRRSRFHSPSTTWSPNKDAAQEKRRAQSPSPKRETVVESQSSQSPSPKRESARGRRKSRSLSPKKDVARERRQSRSPKRENAREAKRSESGSPRRDTSRENQRSQSRVKDSSSREKSRSRSRERESDREAQRRERDRERRARRWSRSRSRSRSPSRLRTKSKSSSFGRNERDNYSPRWKERWTNDGWRCPRGNDRYRRNDSEKQNENTRNEKNDITADSNDPSSTDKHRSDCPSWVTEKINSGPDPRTRNPEKLKDSHWEENRNENSGNSWTKNFGPGWMSSRGRGGRGKGAYRGNFACNDQSENRWQSRTPLSGSDSFKSAEQQPSKRKSEQELSFGTAADRSGWTSASSWAVRKTLPADVQSYYSRRGRNSSGPQSGWMRQEEETPEQDSNLKDQTNQVDGSQLPVNMMQPHMSVMQPPVNAPHPPVGVFPYPVGLPAPMMNMQRNPFTMHPPMPLHLHTGVPLMQVAAPASIPQGPPPPPPPPPSQQVSYVASQPDGKQVQGLSSASHVSNNMNTQVLPAPSAAPANTGSVQGPSSGNTSSSSHVQASNAAVKLAESKVSVRVEASADSSRTDKKLQIQEKAAQEVKLAIKPFYQNKDITKEEYKEIVRKAVDKVCHSKSGEVNSTKVANLVKAYVDKYRYSRKKALEEPGSTEKT
- the Scaf11 gene encoding protein SCAF11, giving the protein MKKKSVYNQNVGDQECDDMEGEENSNTADASGLLYSEADRCPICLSCLLGKEVGFPESCNHVFCMACILKWAEILASCPIDRKPFQAVFELSAFEGCAKIQVKRRLRETEDKENQRSFKKQLFYHESSKGNKRKRNTIREDLLCERSDGLKVLYRNISNKMDGKKNATVKTNKVQRSNQCTDSCIRNEMSSVFSCGSHSWGPRTHRASCTESIEVNEISALIRQKRQELELSWFPNTLPGNGRVGSVPWSVETAFLSLASSGLPRTVFPASTTSLEHFGTSHKGYALAHTQGGGEKKQTSGTSNTRGSRRKPAATAPTRRSTRNTRAETVSQSQKSPVSNYSECDAPGNSNSSVSISPPAESEKQTRQAPKRKSVRRGRKPPLLKKKLRRSVPPAEKSSSDSVEEETVDSDTPPVLEKEQQSCVESSSICSVQTDEENHLHLESCSEQTEENEQANNHEIEEQTESLNSESCTQDPPGLVGEDTGIEAKEFCADHDISPDTSLRGRDSAEHQEQLSGSSESEVQALVCTESPPEGSPTCPPSDIEHQPVSSPLGEVSDNTTPVVSDERAEESLTVESTDLNDERTGESLTVESTDLNDSAVNIEAFVESPKMESCEGETAQGLDRHCVPSSDSELPEHIQTENTEIIPACEHIQTENTEIIPACEHIQTENTEIIPVCGTLENENSDAVQDCEDNLLKHNLDNSQSDKFLEETTESLVEHPIHAELPHKEVDQSEKHFSEDNNESVPMECDSFCSDQNESEVESSANTDSKQLSENSVPHSSEDKLSSDPAVEKVETVAQPAESLVDKAPKPRTRRSRFHSPSTTWSPNKDAAQEKRRAQSPSPKRETVVESQSSQSPSPKRESARGRRKSRSLSPKKDVARERRQSRSPKRENAREAKRSESGSPRRDTSRENQRSQSRVKDSSSREKSRSRSRERESDREAQRRERDRERRARRWSRSRSRSRSPSRLRTKSKSSSFGRNERDNYSPRWKERWTNDGWRCPRGNDRYRRNDSEKQNENTRNEKNDITADSNDPSSTDKHRSDCPSWVTEKINSGPDPRTRNPEKLKDSHWEENRNENSGNSWTKNFGPGWMSSRGRGGRGKGAYRGNFACNDQSENRWQSRTPLSGSDSFKSAEQQPSKRKSEQELSFGTAADRSGWTSASSWAVRKTLPADVQSYYSRRGRNSSGPQSGWMRQEEETPEQDSNLKDQTNQVDGSQLPVNMMQPHMSVMQPPVNAPHPPVGVFPYPVGLPAPMMNMQRNPFTMHPPMPLHLHTGVPLMQVAAPASIPQGPPPPPPPPPSQQVSYVASQPDGKQVQGLSSASHVSNNMNTQVLPAPSAAPANTGSVQGPSSGNTSSSSHVQASNAAVKLAESKKLQIQEKAAQEVKLAIKPFYQNKDITKEEYKEIVRKAVDKVCHSKSGEVNSTKVANLVKAYVDKYRYSRKKALEEPGSTEKT
- the Scaf11 gene encoding protein SCAF11 isoform X2, which gives rise to MKKKSVYNQNVGDQECDDMEGEENSNTADASGLLYSEADRCPICLSCLLGKEVGFPESCNHVFCMACILKWAEIQVKRRLRETEDKENQRSFKKQLFYHESSKGNKRKRNTIREDLLCERSDGLKVLYRNISNKMDGKKNATVKTNKVQRSNQCTDSCIRNEMSSVFSCGSHSWGPRTHRASCTESIEVNEISALIRQKRQELELSWFPNTLPGNGRVGSVPWSVETAFLSLASSGLPRTVFPASTTSLEHFGTSHKGYALAHTQGGGEKKQTSGTSNTRGSRRKPAATAPTRRSTRNTRAETVSQSQKSPVSNYSECDAPGNSNSSVSISPPAESEKQTRQAPKRKSVRRGRKPPLLKKKLRRSVPPAEKSSSDSVEEETVDSDTPPVLEKEQQSCVESSSICSVQTDEENHLHLESCSEQTEENEQANNHEIEEQTESLNSESCTQDPPGLVGEDTGIEAKEFCADHDISPDTSLRGRDSAEHQEQLSGSSESEVQALVCTESPPEGSPTCPPSDIEHQPVSSPLGEVSDNTTPVVSDERAEESLTVESTDLNDERTGESLTVESTDLNDSAVNIEAFVESPKMESCEGETAQGLDRHCVPSSDSELPEHIQTENTEIIPACEHIQTENTEIIPACEHIQTENTEIIPVCGTLENENSDAVQDCEDNLLKHNLDNSQSDKFLEETTESLVEHPIHAELPHKEVDQSEKHFSEDNNESVPMECDSFCSDQNESEVESSANTDSKQLSENSVPHSSEDKLSSDPAVEKVETVAQPAESLVDKAPKPRTRRSRFHSPSTTWSPNKDAAQEKRRAQSPSPKRETVVESQSSQSPSPKRESARGRRKSRSLSPKKDVARERRQSRSPKRENAREAKRSESGSPRRDTSRENQRSQSRVKDSSSREKSRSRSRERESDREAQRRERDRERRARRWSRSRSRSRSPSRLRTKSKSSSFGRNERDNYSPRWKERWTNDGWRCPRGNDRYRRNDSEKQNENTRNEKNDITADSNDPSSTDKHRSDCPSWVTEKINSGPDPRTRNPEKLKDSHWEENRNENSGNSWTKNFGPGWMSSRGRGGRGKGAYRGNFACNDQSENRWQSRTPLSGSDSFKSAEQQPSKRKSEQELSFGTAADRSGWTSASSWAVRKTLPADVQSYYSRRGRNSSGPQSGWMRQEEETPEQDSNLKDQTNQVDGSQLPVNMMQPHMSVMQPPVNAPHPPVGVFPYPVGLPAPMMNMQRNPFTMHPPMPLHLHTGVPLMQVAAPASIPQGPPPPPPPPPSQQVSYVASQPDGKQVQGLSSASHVSNNMNTQVLPAPSAAPANTGSVQGPSSGNTSSSSHVQASNAAVKLAESKVSVRVEASADSSRTDKKLQIQEKAAQEVKLAIKPFYQNKDITKEEYKEIVRKAVDKVCHSKSGEVNSTKVANLVKAYVDKYRYSRKKALEEPGSTEKT